The following proteins come from a genomic window of Streptomyces sp. Sge12:
- a CDS encoding GNAT family N-acetyltransferase, which yields MLPRPAEAADVPELIRLRAVALASLGVDPGPADAAWRQVARTWFLDRIGERPGVHCLVVGGAPGEPLLATGMAWVTHHLPGPQWTDGRRGYLDGIVTDAPARGRGHGRRIVDALVAWLDGIGIHYVQLHASPDGEPVYRAAGFTAGRYPGMDLFTTPGPPAPPAPAD from the coding sequence ATGCTGCCCCGCCCCGCCGAAGCCGCCGATGTCCCCGAGCTCATACGACTGCGCGCGGTCGCCCTCGCCTCCCTCGGGGTCGACCCCGGGCCCGCCGACGCCGCCTGGCGGCAGGTCGCCCGCACCTGGTTCCTCGACCGCATCGGCGAACGCCCGGGCGTGCACTGCCTGGTCGTCGGCGGAGCGCCGGGCGAACCGCTGCTCGCCACCGGCATGGCCTGGGTCACCCACCACCTGCCCGGCCCGCAGTGGACCGACGGCCGGCGCGGCTACCTCGACGGGATCGTCACCGACGCCCCCGCCCGCGGGCGGGGCCACGGCCGGCGGATCGTCGACGCCCTCGTCGCCTGGCTCGACGGCATCGGCATCCACTACGTCCAGCTGCACGCCAGCCCCGACGGCGAACCCGTCTACCGGGCCGCGGGCTTCACCGCCGGGCGCTACCCGGGCATGGACCTCTTCACCACCCCGGGACCGCCGGCTCCGCCCGCTCCCGCCGACTGA
- a CDS encoding WD40/YVTN/BNR-like repeat-containing protein, which produces MRLLELGIGMCAAALVVGVLAAPAQAAPDRADTDPAPVARDLRGAGWALKDTGDTAKDVRFRGLAAVDRSTAWVAGSKGTLLRTVDGGRSWRNVSPPGAVVEGLEFRDIEAFDARRAVALSIGEGEASRVLRTEDGGATWTETFRNPDPRAFYDCLTFFDTRHGLAMSDPVDGKFRILATDDGGRSWRVLPNAGMPEALPGEAGFAASGQCLVSSGPRDVWLATGGGAQARILHSADRGLTWRVAESTVPAGDPARGVFALAFRDRTRGLAVGGDYRTGQASPQAAALSADGGRTWRQAATPPPAYRSGAAWFPYTAGTALAVGPTGTDVTTDGGRSWRSLETGSFDTVDCSPDAGCWAAGEKGRVARLERRR; this is translated from the coding sequence ATGAGACTTCTGGAACTCGGAATCGGCATGTGCGCGGCAGCCCTCGTCGTGGGGGTGCTCGCCGCCCCCGCCCAGGCCGCCCCCGACCGGGCCGATACGGATCCGGCCCCGGTGGCGCGGGACTTGCGCGGCGCCGGCTGGGCGCTGAAGGACACCGGGGACACCGCGAAGGACGTACGCTTCCGCGGGCTCGCGGCCGTCGACCGGTCCACGGCCTGGGTGGCCGGCTCCAAGGGGACGCTGCTGCGCACCGTGGACGGCGGCCGCAGCTGGCGTAACGTTTCGCCGCCCGGTGCGGTCGTGGAGGGCCTGGAGTTCCGTGACATCGAGGCCTTCGACGCGCGGCGCGCGGTGGCCCTGTCCATCGGGGAGGGCGAGGCCTCCCGGGTGCTGCGCACCGAGGACGGCGGAGCCACCTGGACCGAGACCTTCCGCAATCCGGACCCGCGCGCCTTCTACGACTGCCTCACCTTCTTCGACACCCGCCACGGCCTGGCCATGAGCGATCCGGTGGACGGGAAGTTCCGGATCCTGGCCACGGACGACGGCGGGCGGAGCTGGCGGGTGCTGCCCAACGCGGGCATGCCCGAGGCGCTGCCCGGCGAGGCCGGCTTCGCCGCGAGCGGCCAGTGCCTGGTCAGCTCCGGCCCGCGCGACGTCTGGCTGGCCACCGGCGGCGGGGCGCAGGCCCGGATCCTGCACTCCGCGGACCGTGGCCTGACCTGGCGGGTCGCCGAATCCACCGTCCCGGCGGGCGATCCGGCCCGCGGAGTCTTCGCCCTCGCCTTCCGGGACCGTACGAGGGGACTGGCGGTCGGCGGTGACTACCGCACCGGGCAGGCCTCCCCGCAGGCCGCGGCCCTCTCCGCGGACGGGGGACGCACCTGGCGCCAGGCCGCGACGCCCCCGCCGGCCTACCGCTCGGGCGCGGCCTGGTTCCCGTACACCGCGGGGACGGCCCTCGCGGTGGGACCCACGGGCACGGACGTGACCACGGACGGGGGCCGCAGCTGGCGGTCCCTGGAGACGGGTTCGTTCGACACCGTCGACTGCTCCCCGGACGCGGGCTGCTGGGCGGCGGGGGAGAAGGGACGGGTGGCGCGGCTGGAGAGGCGGCGCTGA
- a CDS encoding YciI family protein yields MFVMELTYTVPVEAVEEHMDAHIAWLDGYYAAGVFLASGRKVPRDGGVILAGGVSRAEIERIAAEDPFTVAGVCAYTVTEFIATKTSADLSTVRENPVV; encoded by the coding sequence ATGTTCGTCATGGAGCTCACCTACACCGTCCCCGTCGAAGCCGTCGAAGAGCACATGGACGCCCACATCGCCTGGCTGGACGGTTACTACGCCGCCGGTGTGTTCCTCGCCTCGGGCCGCAAGGTCCCGCGCGACGGGGGCGTGATCCTGGCCGGCGGGGTGTCCCGGGCCGAGATCGAGCGGATCGCGGCCGAGGACCCCTTCACGGTGGCGGGCGTCTGCGCCTACACCGTCACCGAGTTCATCGCCACGAAGACCTCCGCCGACCTGTCGACGGTGCGGGAGAACCCGGTGGTGTAG
- a CDS encoding endonuclease V: MTSVKTPADEAEARAIQDELRHQVVLTEPGPPPGHGLVTGVDVAYDDARDLVAAAAVVLDAATLEVVEEATAVGHVSFPYVPGLLAFRELPTVLAALDSLKSAPGLVVCDGYGLAHPRGFGLACHLGVVTGLPAIGVAKNPFTFTHEEPGARRGDAAALLAADGAEVGRALRTQDGIKPVYVSVGHRVSLENACAHALALSPRFRIPETTRHADSLCRRALREAS, encoded by the coding sequence ATGACGAGTGTGAAGACCCCCGCCGACGAGGCCGAGGCCCGGGCGATACAGGACGAACTACGCCATCAGGTCGTGCTCACCGAGCCCGGTCCGCCACCCGGCCACGGCCTCGTCACGGGAGTGGACGTCGCCTACGACGATGCGCGCGACCTGGTCGCCGCCGCGGCCGTGGTGCTCGACGCCGCGACCCTGGAGGTCGTCGAGGAGGCCACCGCCGTCGGGCACGTCAGCTTCCCTTACGTGCCCGGACTGCTCGCCTTCCGCGAGCTGCCGACCGTACTGGCCGCCCTCGACTCCCTGAAGTCCGCGCCCGGACTCGTCGTCTGCGACGGCTACGGCCTCGCCCACCCGCGCGGCTTCGGTCTCGCCTGCCACCTCGGTGTGGTCACCGGGCTCCCGGCGATCGGCGTCGCGAAGAACCCGTTCACCTTCACCCACGAGGAACCGGGCGCCCGGCGGGGCGACGCCGCCGCCCTGCTCGCGGCCGACGGGGCCGAGGTCGGGCGGGCGCTGCGCACGCAGGACGGGATCAAGCCGGTGTACGTCTCCGTCGGGCACCGGGTCTCGCTGGAGAACGCCTGCGCCCACGCCCTGGCCCTGAGCCCGCGCTTCCGGATCCCCGAGACCACCCGCCACGCCGATTCCCTGTGCCGCAGGGCGCTGCGGGAGGCCTCCTGA